Genomic segment of uncultured Desulfobacter sp.:
CCGGCCAGCACCTTAACCGACGGTTTTTCCCGGAACGCACTAAGATCGGCTTTGTCTTCAATGGACTTGCGGACAAACGAGGTTTGGCAAATTTTATTGAGCAGGGTCATCATGGCTGATTTATACCGGATAATGGGGGGCACAGTAAATTTAAATTTTTGACTGTGATTCAATTATCCCACACCAAGGAGGATATACGTGGGGGCAGACGCCAGGCCAATTGAGTGTATAGAAAAGTTGGGGCATCGCTTTGCCGTGGTGATTCCTGTGTATAATCACGGCAGAAAGATTCAGGCCGTGGTGTTGGAGGCGGTCAAACTCGGATTTCCTGTGATTGTCGTGGATGACGGCTCAACGGACATCACTTCCTATCAGCTTAAAAGACTCCCAGGTATCCGGGTGATTACCCATGACCAGAACCTTGGCAAGGGGGCTGCCCTGATGACCGGATTTAAAGCCGCGGCTGAAATGGCTGATTTTGCCGTTACCATGGATGCCGACGGTCAGCATTTCCCAAATGATGCCCTTGCCATGATTGCGGCTGTCCCAAAAGGGAAAAAACCGTTGGTAACCGGATATCGAAAGCAGATGGAAAATGAGCGGGTGCCCTGGACCAGCCGCATGGGCAGGCGGTTTTCCAATATGTGGATCTTGGCATCGGGCGGGCCTGCCATCCGGGATTCCCAGAGCGGGTTCCGCATCTATCCACTGCCCGAAACCTTGAACCTGAAAACCCAGGCCCGGCGGTATCAATTTGAGGTGGAGGTGCTGGTCAAAGCCCACAGAAATAAAATTGAGGTCATTGAAGTGCCCATCCGTGTGGAATATCCCGTGGACAGGGTTTCCCATTTTCGGCCGTTTATTGATTTTTTACGCAACAGCGCCACATTCACCAGACTGATATTCAGGCGGATAGTGGGTCTAATATAGAGGATTTTTTGTGAAGACCTTTACCTATCAAGTGCTTATTGTTTTGTCCCGGTGGTTCGGTCCATGGATTTTTACCCTGGTCTCCCGGATTATTGCGGGGGGGTATTTTTTCATGTTTCCGAGGCGGGCGGCAGTCAGTGCAATGTTTTATGAATCGCTTTTTCCCGGTAAAAGCCGTCTGTTTCACTGGGTGTGCGCCTGGCGTCAATACCAGAATTTTACCACGGTCTTCATGGACCGTATCCGGGCCTGCGGGCAGGAAAATATCCGTTTTACCTCCACGGGCTGGCAGAAGTTTGAAGAGACCCTGGACAAGGGGCAGGGCGCCATCGTCCTTATGTCCCACATGGGCAATTGGGATGTGGCGGCAAATTTGATGGCAAACCGGCGAAAGGATCTTAAACTGCTGCTTTACATGGGAGCGAAAGCCAAAGAACAGATTGAATCGGTCCAGAAACAGGAACTCAATGCCAAGGGCGTCCGCATTGTCGCCGTCGAACCGTCTGCCGGCTCTCCCCTTGACGTTGTGGACGGTATCCGTTTTTTGAAATCCGGCGGGGTGGTCTCTTTGACCGGGGATAAATTATGGCACCCGGATCAACGAGCCGTCAGCGTTCCGTTTTTAGGCAAAACCGCCCGGATTCCGGAGTTTCCCCATGTCTTTGCCCTGGTCTCCCACGCCCCGCTGTTTGTCTTTTTTACCTTTCGCATGGGCCCAGGAAACTATCGGTTCCTGCTGTCCGAGCCCATGTATATCACGT
This window contains:
- a CDS encoding lysophospholipid acyltransferase family protein yields the protein MKTFTYQVLIVLSRWFGPWIFTLVSRIIAGGYFFMFPRRAAVSAMFYESLFPGKSRLFHWVCAWRQYQNFTTVFMDRIRACGQENIRFTSTGWQKFEETLDKGQGAIVLMSHMGNWDVAANLMANRRKDLKLLLYMGAKAKEQIESVQKQELNAKGVRIVAVEPSAGSPLDVVDGIRFLKSGGVVSLTGDKLWHPDQRAVSVPFLGKTARIPEFPHVFALVSHAPLFVFFTFRMGPGNYRFLLSEPMYITCTSREDRSRAVTESARSYAGMLEQTLREHPYEWYHFDPFLVDHPG
- a CDS encoding glycosyltransferase family 2 protein codes for the protein MGADARPIECIEKLGHRFAVVIPVYNHGRKIQAVVLEAVKLGFPVIVVDDGSTDITSYQLKRLPGIRVITHDQNLGKGAALMTGFKAAAEMADFAVTMDADGQHFPNDALAMIAAVPKGKKPLVTGYRKQMENERVPWTSRMGRRFSNMWILASGGPAIRDSQSGFRIYPLPETLNLKTQARRYQFEVEVLVKAHRNKIEVIEVPIRVEYPVDRVSHFRPFIDFLRNSATFTRLIFRRIVGLI